In one Geoglobus acetivorans genomic region, the following are encoded:
- a CDS encoding 2-oxoacid:acceptor oxidoreductase family protein has product MEGVRWEIRFHGRGGQGAVTASLLLAEAAFRCGYYSQSIPFFGAERRGAPVLAFTRISEEEVLERSQIYSPDCVIVLDPVLPGTVDVFSGLKNGGIAVINTADAPEKFEFHQNALTICTVDAVDIAIRNNLVVSGTPVVNIPLLGAFLRVFSRIPPEITEDVVRERFRRNWKANVRAMWEGYENAVVRKVRGSGKMMDRESKGSIAVRIPVSKPVKGVAGRTLIWRDFVPEIDFSRCTGCLNCWLHCPESAILRDGREVRIDYDFCKGCLVCSSVCPKTAISVAREVIR; this is encoded by the coding sequence GTGGAAGGAGTACGGTGGGAAATCCGTTTTCATGGAAGAGGTGGTCAGGGAGCAGTAACTGCATCTCTACTCCTTGCAGAAGCTGCATTTCGGTGCGGATACTATTCTCAATCCATTCCGTTTTTCGGGGCTGAGAGAAGGGGTGCTCCGGTGCTTGCCTTTACGAGGATATCTGAAGAAGAGGTACTTGAGAGGAGCCAGATATACTCTCCTGATTGCGTCATTGTACTTGATCCGGTACTGCCAGGTACTGTGGATGTTTTCAGCGGGTTGAAGAATGGAGGGATTGCAGTAATTAACACCGCAGATGCCCCGGAGAAGTTTGAATTCCATCAAAATGCTCTGACGATATGCACCGTTGATGCCGTGGATATTGCAATTCGAAATAATCTGGTGGTTTCAGGCACGCCTGTTGTTAACATACCTCTGCTCGGCGCTTTTTTGAGGGTGTTTTCCCGGATTCCACCAGAGATTACCGAGGATGTGGTAAGAGAAAGGTTCAGAAGAAACTGGAAGGCCAATGTCAGGGCCATGTGGGAGGGATACGAAAATGCTGTAGTCAGGAAGGTGAGAGGGTCTGGAAAAATGATGGACCGGGAGAGTAAAGGCAGTATTGCAGTTCGGATTCCTGTTTCAAAACCGGTAAAAGGTGTGGCAGGCAGGACATTGATATGGAGAGATTTTGTGCCTGAGATCGACTTCAGCAGATGTACTGGTTGCCTGAACTGCTGGCTTCACTGTCCGGAAAGCGCAATTCTGAGGGATGGGAGGGAAGTGAGGATAGACTATGATTTCTGCAAAGGGTGTCTTGTGTGCAGTTCAGTCTGCCCGAAGACTGCAATAAGCGTTGCAAGGGAGGTGATAAGGTGA